The genomic interval ACGGCCACCTGGACGTCGTACCGGCGAACGCGGCGGACTGGACCCACCACCCCTTCTCCGGCGAGGTCGCGGACGGGTGCGTGTGGGGGCGCGGCGCGGTCGACATGAAGGACATGGACGCGATGACCCTGGCGGTCGTCCGCGACCGGTTGCGCAGCGGGCGCCGGCCTCCGCGCGACATCGTGGTCGCCTTCCTCGCGGACGAGGAGGCGGGCGGTACGTACGGTGCGCGGCACCTCGTCGACAACCACCCCGAACTGTTCGAGGGCGTCACCGAGGGCATCAGCGAGGTCGGCGGGTTCTCGTTCACGGTGAGCGAGGAGCGGCGGCTCTATCTGATCCAGACGGCCGAGAAGGGCATGCACTGGATGAAGCTGACCGTGGCGGGCACCGCCGGGCACGGGTCGATGATCCACCGGGACAACGCGATCACCGAGCTGTCGGAGGCGGTCGCCCGTATCGGCCGGCACAAGTTCCCGGTACGGGTCACCAAGACGACGCGCGCCTTCCTCGACGAACTCGGCGACGCGCTCGGCACCCAGCTCGACCCCGAGGACATGGAGGCCACCCTCAAGCGGCTCGGCGGCATCGCCAAGCTCATCGGCGCGACCCTCAGCAACACCGCCAACCCGACGCAGCTGAACGCCGGTTACAAGGTCAACGTCATCCCCGGCGAGGCCACCGCGAACGTCGACGGGCGGTTCCTGCCCGGGTACAAGGAGGAGTTCTTCGCCGACCTCGACCGGATTCTCGGGCCGAACGTGAAGCGTGAGGGCGTCCACTCCGACAAGGCCCTGGAGACCACCTTCGACGGGCCACTGGTCGAGGCCATGCAGTCCTCGCTGCTGGCAGAGGACCCGACCGCGAAGGCCATCCCCTACATGCTCT from Streptomyces sp. NBC_01288 carries:
- a CDS encoding M20/M25/M40 family metallo-hydrolase, whose amino-acid sequence is MSDTDTAKGVTGEDEVVDLCRELIRIDTSNYGDHSGPGERKAAEYVAEQLAEVGLEPEIFESHPGRASTVARIEGTDPSRPALLIHGHLDVVPANAADWTHHPFSGEVADGCVWGRGAVDMKDMDAMTLAVVRDRLRSGRRPPRDIVVAFLADEEAGGTYGARHLVDNHPELFEGVTEGISEVGGFSFTVSEERRLYLIQTAEKGMHWMKLTVAGTAGHGSMIHRDNAITELSEAVARIGRHKFPVRVTKTTRAFLDELGDALGTQLDPEDMEATLKRLGGIAKLIGATLSNTANPTQLNAGYKVNVIPGEATANVDGRFLPGYKEEFFADLDRILGPNVKREGVHSDKALETTFDGPLVEAMQSSLLAEDPTAKAIPYMLSGGTDAKSFDDLGIRGFGFAPLKLPPELDFAGMFHGVDERVPVEGLKFGVRVLDRFIDAS